A single window of Nicotiana sylvestris chromosome 3, ASM39365v2, whole genome shotgun sequence DNA harbors:
- the LOC138887649 gene encoding uncharacterized mitochondrial protein AtMg00820-like produces MQEKLHQLERNKVWHLVPRPSDRTIIVTRWVFRNELDEHGNATRNKARLVVQGFNQEEGIDYDEIFGPVAHMEAIRIHIAFASHMEFTLFQMDVKSAFLNGFLKEEVYIKLPPGF; encoded by the coding sequence ATGCAAGAGAAACTGCATCAACTTGAAAGAAACAAGGtatggcacctggtacctagaccttCAGACAGAACCATCATAGtgaccaggtgggtattcaggaatgAGCTGGATGAACATGGAAATGCTACAAGGAATAAAGCAAGGCTTGTTGTCCAAGGAttcaatcaggaggaagggatcgATTATGATGAGATTTTTGGCCCAGTAGCTCACATGGAAGCTATTAGGATCCACATTGCCTTTGCttcacatatggaattcaccttattccaaatggatgtgaaGAGTGCCTTTCTGAATGGTTTtctcaaggaagaagtctatatCAAGCTACCTCCAGGTTTTTGA